The DNA sequence CAGACTTTGACGGGGCAGGGCTTAAAACTCTTGCAATTGGCTTGCGATGATTTGCAGGATTTGGCTTTTTTGCTGTGGGTATTGGCGCAAACCCAAGACAAATTCCTGATTTATATCGATGATTTATCCTTTTCGGATAATGATGACAGTTACCGCGCCTTAAAAGCCGTGCTGGACGGCTCGATTGCCGGCATGGCAAAAAACGTAATGCTCTGCGTGACCTCTAACCGCCGCCATTTACTCAGCGAAAGTCATCATTCTGACGATGCCATTCATCCTGAAGAAGATGTGGAAGAGCAAATCTCTCTTGCCGAGCGCTTTGGTTTGCGTCTGTCTTTTCATCCGCTGTCGCAGCGCCAATATTTGGATATGGTGACGCATTGGGCTTTGCGTCACGGCTTGACTTATGATGACAGTTTGCAACAGCAGGCATTGCAATTTTCTTTGGCACGCGGCAGCCGTAGCGCCCGCGTTGCCGAACAATTCGTGCGCCAAATAGGGCAATAAAATGCACTTAGCCTTGTTTCAACCGCAAATACCGCCCAATACGGGCAATATTATCCGCCTTTGCGCCAATACCGGTGCGCAATTGCATATTATCCATCCCACCGCTTTCGGCTGGGACGACAAACGCCTGCGCCGCGCCGGACTGGATTATGCCGAATTTGCCAGCGTGCAGCATCATGACTCATGGCAGGACTTCGCCGCTTATGTCGCGCAACATTTGCCGCAGTCGCGCATTTGGGCATTGACTACGCGCGGCACACATAATGTCTTTGATGCGCGTTTTGCCGCCGAAGACGTGCTGCTTTTCGGCAGCGAAACCGCAGGCTTGAGCGAGGAAATTCATCGGGCGCTGGCAAGCGAACAAAAACTGCGCCTGCCTATGCAGACGCATTCCCGCAGCTTGAATCTTTCCAATGCGGCGGCGGTGGTATTGTATGAAGCCCTGCGGCAGACGGGCTTGCCATGAATATTAATGGCATTGCTTTATTCTAAATTCTC is a window from the Suttonella indologenes genome containing:
- a CDS encoding ATP-binding protein; translation: MEAIKRELLAQFSQGQAFCRMRYQGQNYILPVAVDNSLQLEDLLEIERQKTAVMENLQRFMQDKPYNHMLLWGARGTGKSSLIRAAFQTLTGQGLKLLQLACDDLQDLAFLLWVLAQTQDKFLIYIDDLSFSDNDDSYRALKAVLDGSIAGMAKNVMLCVTSNRRHLLSESHHSDDAIHPEEDVEEQISLAERFGLRLSFHPLSQRQYLDMVTHWALRHGLTYDDSLQQQALQFSLARGSRSARVAEQFVRQIGQ
- a CDS encoding tRNA (cytidine(34)-2'-O)-methyltransferase, which translates into the protein MHLALFQPQIPPNTGNIIRLCANTGAQLHIIHPTAFGWDDKRLRRAGLDYAEFASVQHHDSWQDFAAYVAQHLPQSRIWALTTRGTHNVFDARFAAEDVLLFGSETAGLSEEIHRALASEQKLRLPMQTHSRSLNLSNAAAVVLYEALRQTGLP